Genomic DNA from Rana temporaria chromosome 1, aRanTem1.1, whole genome shotgun sequence:
ACACATATCTCTCACCAGCCAGTTTCCCGGGCAGACAGGCGTGGGGGAGCAAAGTTGCAAGGTCTGTACAGCCTGCAGCTGGGATTTTTTCTGCACAGCAAGCGTTGGGACACAGGTAGGGGCGGCGAGATGGCAGGGATTGAAGCCCTGTTTGCACAGATTAGGGCTGAGGCGGCGGTGCGGGGGGAGGACTGGCTGCAGCGTCAGCTGGGGACACTTCTCCCTCAGAACGGGGCAgcaagcggcgcggcgccgtcgggGCCTAACCACACGGGCCGGGACTTTATTCAGAGCGGTGGGGAAGCAGCGCTATCGGGGCCCAGTCACACCGGCCGGGGGACCGCGCGGTCGCGCTCGTCGCGCCCCCCCCGCAGATATTCACCCAGCCCATCCCCTGGTCAGCAGCGGTCGGAAGGCGGCAGGAACAGGGCCCCATCGGGCCCCCCCGCAAAGCGTGCGGCGGCGCCGGCTACGGGGGTCATTGAGGGCCCGGCAGGGGGGACCAGGAGCAcccaaggacagagggggggacggCCGGGGGGCTCAGGTACGGCGGCCGTGCCCGCCCGACGTGTGGAGCAGGTGGAGACGGGCCCGGTCAGCAGGCCTCGGCGAGAGGGATCCCAGATTACGGTGGCTAGCCCCTCAGCTGCTACGGCTGGCCACTTGCAGGAAGACCGCAGCAGAGTTACGCCTGGCAGGAAAGCGCCGGCAAAATCCGCTCACGGGTCCAGGGCCCGCAGGGAGAGcgaatccggccctgggccttCGGCCGCCGGGACCGAGCTGCCCGGGGGGTCATCATCGGGGGAAGAGGGGCTGTGCGAGGACCAGTCGGATGGGGAGCTGTCCGGTTCGGAGGAGGAGGTCGTGCCCAGGACGGTGCCTACAGCGAGGGATTCCAGACGAtcggctgatgggattgcttccacgcagcccggtaagtccTTTTCCACATATGTTTCAAATTTACGTTGTGATGATGTGGTTGTGGGGagccgggtggggggggcccgggaTAGGTTGGTGGTGCCCGCGGTGGCTGGGGGCAGTGCGACATCTTCCCAGGTTACGGACGCACAGGTGGGGAATCCTGGGGTGGATGCGGGGTTGCAGAGATTTTTGTCGGGGCTAGAGGCGTTGGTTAGCCAGCTTAAAGGGGGGGACAGACCCCCCGCGGGCCCGACCGCGGCTTGGGGGCCGGGAGGGGGGGCTGCGGCGGCTGCGGCAGCTGCCCCAACGGCGGTAGTGGTGACTGAGAAGGAGGCGAACGGGGGTGGCTTGGGGTCAGGACCGGCGGCACAGACGGCAGGGACTGCCGAGCCGGCAGGGGCCGCAGGCAAGAAGCGGGATTTGGTGCGGTTAGCGGATGAAGCAAAGGGGCAAGTGTATACTTGTTATGATGCGCCGCTGGGGGCACATTTGAAACAAGAGGTTCGGGAAAAAATCTGGAAGAGCGAATATGTGGAGATATTCGCTTTGTTaccgttggagaaattcaactTGGATAGGGTGAAGCCCGAGGACTCCAAAAAGGAGGACGAGGAAAAGCGGAGGTATCGGCTCATACCTCGCACGTTTGCGAATTGGTCGCAGGCTTATTCTATTTTGGCCAGCGTGATTGGCGAGAAGAACCCCGAACACTGTTCGGCGCTCTTCAGCTACCAGGAGGCGATTAGCGAGGCCTATCGTTGTTATGGGGGCACGGGTTGGCTTCGTTATGACGAGCAATTTAGGCAACGTCGGGCGATTAGGCCGGACATTCGGTGGGACGCGAAGGACAttagcctttggatgcggcttatgacggctccgaggacgtcggcgccgttttttcaggggggggccggcggggcctcttccctgggacagtcggccggaaagaaaaagggggtttgttGGCAGTTCAACGAGGGAAACTGCAAATTCGGAGGGTCGTGCCGGtacaagcatgagtgctccgggtgtgggggtaatcacccctcttcccgctgcttcaagcagggcaagggcCGTTCCGGAGATCCTTCAGGCAAGAGGGAGCACGCCGGTGATGGTGAAAAGGATgctgccgtttctcggtaggtatccggacagggcGGCTGCCCAGCTCCTGGAGGAGGGGTTTACAGTTGGTTTTCGTATCCCTGCTAATTTGACCGTGATTCCGCCAATGTCCGAAAATTTACGTTCAGCTAGGCAACACTCGGAAGTGGTTTCCGAGAAGCTACGTAAGGAGGTCGGGCTGGGCCGAATGGGTGGCCCGTTTGAGTCCCCTCCGTTAGCAGGCCTGGTGGTTTCACCGTTGGGGGTGGTACCGAAGAAAGAACCAAACAAGTTCAGGCTCATACACCACCTCTCCTtcccaaaaggggggtcggtgaaCGACGCGATTAATGCGGAGGAGTGTTCAGTGTGCTACACTTCGTTCgacgcggcggtgagttgggttagGCGGTACGGCCGGGGGgcgttgatggccaagtcggacatcgaggcggctttccggctgttgccggtgcacccggacagctttcggttgttggggtgtcactgggagggCAAATTCTATGTGGACAAGTGCCTGCCCATGGGTTGCTCAGTGTCCTGCGCATTATTCGAACAGTTCAGTTCTTTCTTGGAGTGGGTGGTACGAGACGTGGCGGGGGTGGATTCGGttatccattatctggatgactttctctGCATTGGACCGGCGGGGTCAAAGGTTTGCGCGGTTCTGTTGGCCACGCTGGAGCACATAGCTGAGCGTTTTGGGGTGCCACTGGCGCCCGACAAAACGGAGGGGCCTAGGTCGGTCATTCAGTTCTTGGGCATAGTTATCGATTCCGAGGCTATGGAATGCAGGCTGCCGGCGGACAAGTTGGAAGGCctcaaggcggaggtcagggGGATGATTGGCATGCGTAAGGTACAACTGAGAGCGCTGCAGTCGCTCTTGGGGAAGCTTAACTTTGCCTGCAGGATCCTCCCGATGGGGAGAATTTTTTGTCGGCGTCTGT
This window encodes:
- the LOC120940594 gene encoding uncharacterized protein LOC120940594 isoform X1, with translation MSAPGVGVITPLPAASSRARAVPEILQARGSTPVMVKRMLPFLGRYPDRAAAQLLEEGFTVGFRIPANLTVIPPMSENLRSARQHSEVVSEKLRKEVGLGRMGGPFESPPLAGLVVSPLGVVPKKEPNKFRLIHHLSFPKGGSVNDAINAEECSVCYTSFDAAVSWVRRYGRGALMAKSDIEAAFRLLPVHPDSFRLLGCHWEGKFYVDKCLPMGCSVSCALFEQFSSFLEWVVRDVAGVDSVIHYLDDFLCIGPAGSKVCAVLLATLEHIAERFGVPLAPDKTEGPRSVIQFLGIVIDSEAMECRLPADKLEGLKAEVRGMIGMRKVQLRALQSLLGKLNFACRILPMGRIFCRRLSASTAGVSLPNHYVRLVKEHREDLWVWHSFLEAFNGRALWMSGPVSNFDLELYTDAAGGSGFGAFFQGQWSAGPWPQSWLAAGFTKNLVLLELFPVVLAVELWGTSFRDRKVRFHGDNLGVVQVINRVTASSPPVIRLLRHLVLRCLQLNVFVYAVHLPGVENVVADALSRFQWDRFRELVPEAEERGVPCPEWLWQIPLESSPPGLKNRYWTFVGLDFGPLLRGSGGKTGGGAPDRSATGDFETGGEGTVVGGTRDVMEQSCAGGSQMGTFGQTSGCASDSCWGQ